In the genome of Pseudomonas protegens, one region contains:
- a CDS encoding LysR family transcriptional regulator: MQLRALRYFHEVARCASLRQAAERLYVTPTAVSRQIEQLEHFFGTALIERGPRGIRLTVEGECLAEQVTSTLRGFDQVRDVIASRQSQVAGSVSIHVSESIVSSVLAPVLAAFNRAHPKVTFNIVIASAGATLDALCSGEADLGLAFYLPERAEVEVTAHCQLWHRVLVSAEHPFAQCPSIRLADLEGQPLAIPDSAYGVRQALEGAAKKRGVSILPVFTTSSLEVQKSLARQRAAVLILPQVDAEARDLGDGLVAVPIDDEHLERIRVDLCVVRNRPLSVATLKCQEMLARAMQRHSLA, translated from the coding sequence ATGCAGTTACGAGCGTTGCGTTACTTCCACGAGGTGGCCCGTTGCGCCTCCCTGCGTCAGGCGGCGGAACGCCTGTACGTGACTCCGACCGCCGTGAGCCGGCAGATCGAGCAGTTGGAGCACTTCTTCGGCACCGCGCTGATCGAGCGCGGCCCGCGGGGCATCCGCCTGACGGTGGAAGGCGAGTGCCTGGCCGAGCAAGTCACCTCGACCTTGCGCGGCTTTGATCAGGTGCGCGATGTGATTGCCAGCCGCCAGAGCCAGGTGGCGGGCAGCGTCAGCATCCATGTGTCGGAAAGTATCGTTTCCAGCGTGCTGGCGCCGGTGCTTGCGGCGTTCAACCGGGCCCATCCGAAAGTCACCTTCAATATCGTCATCGCCAGTGCCGGCGCCACCCTGGATGCCCTGTGCAGCGGCGAGGCCGACCTGGGGCTGGCCTTCTACCTGCCGGAACGGGCCGAGGTGGAAGTGACCGCCCATTGCCAACTGTGGCACCGGGTGCTGGTGAGCGCCGAGCACCCCTTTGCCCAGTGCCCGAGCATTCGCCTGGCGGACCTTGAGGGCCAGCCCCTGGCCATTCCCGACTCGGCCTACGGCGTGCGCCAGGCCCTGGAAGGGGCGGCGAAGAAGCGCGGGGTGAGCATTCTGCCGGTGTTTACCACCAGTTCCCTGGAGGTGCAGAAAAGCCTGGCCCGCCAGCGCGCGGCGGTGCTGATCCTGCCCCAGGTGGATGCCGAGGCCCGGGACCTGGGGGATGGCCTGGTGGCGGTGCCGATCGATGACGAACACCTGGAGCGGATCCGCGTCGACCTGTGCGTGGTACGCAACCGGCCCTTGTCGGTGGCGACCCTGAAATGCCAGGAAATGCTGGCCCGGGCGATGCAACGCCATAGCCTGGCGTAG
- a CDS encoding response regulator transcription factor, which yields MNNKRVLIVDDHPIICAAVTELLEEHGYKPIGESSDGFDALEKIRKLRPDYMLLDISLDNLDGLSVLQRIAMDNLEVKTLVFTANRASTYGVRCMQAGAMGFISKSAGLQELVKGLNALADGYLYFPREVLEMYRGIGHAANDALSNLTNKELVILQLLASGYSNLEIASKLNLSNKTISGHKINVLKKLGVRTTIELATIAKEMDLL from the coding sequence ATGAACAACAAACGTGTACTGATCGTCGACGACCATCCGATCATCTGTGCCGCCGTGACCGAGCTGCTTGAAGAACATGGCTACAAGCCGATCGGCGAATCCTCCGACGGCTTCGACGCGCTGGAGAAGATTCGCAAACTGCGCCCGGACTACATGCTGCTGGACATCAGCCTGGACAATCTGGACGGGCTCTCGGTCCTGCAACGCATTGCCATGGACAACCTGGAGGTCAAGACCCTGGTATTCACCGCCAATCGCGCCAGCACCTACGGCGTGCGCTGCATGCAGGCCGGGGCCATGGGCTTCATCAGCAAGAGCGCCGGCCTGCAGGAACTGGTCAAGGGCCTCAATGCCCTGGCCGACGGCTATCTGTATTTCCCCAGGGAGGTACTGGAGATGTACCGGGGAATCGGCCACGCCGCCAATGACGCACTGAGCAACCTGACCAACAAGGAACTGGTGATCCTGCAATTGCTGGCCAGCGGCTACAGCAACCTGGAAATCGCCAGCAAGCTCAACCTGAGCAACAAGACCATCAGCGGACACAAGATCAACGTGCTGAAGAAACTCGGGGTGCGCACCACCATCGAACTGGCCACCATCGCCAAAGAGATGGACCTGCTGTGA
- a CDS encoding SRPBCC family protein produces the protein MRDTIEHFREQYRAAVSPRYNPWLHGGFVLGYGLLCIALLCSTLRQVQPLEWLAVPLALLFFNLCIYLVHRWLGHHKQRFARLFYARHSGDHHSFFAPGQMTYEGRKDWRVILFPAWLIVVHSLLFALPLWALLRLWNGNVAALFASCTLIGYLAYEVFHACEHLPARHPLARLPWVRQMRRLHELHHRRELMQERNFNIVLPLMDWLFGTLYWQPEEAPPCAATFDPGKPMTRLRHQVDIPRSAAATLAYAASPGCWPQWHPSSLRVLGAEGPLGAGQGFEEDIHAGGRSGHLSWRVEEYLPGQRWRATARGEPGLALRLTYECQALAAEHTRFVRTLEYRFDNPLMRLGNQLLFKRRIERESAASLLALCAMAQHAIPLPPAPAPGHPA, from the coding sequence GTGCGAGACACCATCGAACACTTTCGCGAGCAGTATCGCGCCGCGGTCAGTCCGCGCTACAACCCTTGGCTGCATGGCGGTTTTGTCCTGGGCTATGGCCTGCTGTGCATCGCCCTGCTGTGCAGCACCCTGCGTCAGGTGCAGCCTCTGGAATGGCTGGCGGTGCCGCTGGCGCTGCTGTTCTTCAACCTGTGCATCTACCTGGTGCACCGCTGGCTGGGGCATCACAAGCAGCGCTTTGCGCGGCTGTTCTATGCCCGCCATAGCGGCGATCACCACAGTTTCTTCGCCCCCGGGCAAATGACCTACGAAGGCCGCAAGGACTGGCGGGTGATCCTGTTTCCGGCCTGGCTGATCGTGGTCCACAGCCTGCTCTTCGCCCTGCCGCTGTGGGCCTTGCTGCGTCTGTGGAACGGCAACGTGGCGGCACTGTTCGCCAGTTGCACCCTGATCGGCTACCTGGCCTATGAAGTCTTCCATGCCTGCGAGCACTTGCCCGCCCGCCACCCCCTGGCGCGCCTGCCCTGGGTGCGGCAGATGCGCCGCCTGCACGAACTGCATCACCGCCGCGAGCTGATGCAGGAGCGCAATTTCAATATCGTCCTGCCGCTGATGGACTGGCTGTTCGGCACCTTGTACTGGCAGCCCGAAGAGGCGCCACCCTGCGCCGCCACCTTCGACCCGGGCAAACCCATGACCCGCCTGCGGCATCAGGTCGATATCCCGCGCAGCGCCGCGGCCACCCTGGCCTATGCCGCCAGCCCAGGCTGCTGGCCGCAATGGCATCCGTCCTCGTTGCGGGTGCTGGGCGCCGAGGGCCCGCTCGGCGCCGGGCAGGGTTTCGAGGAAGACATTCATGCCGGCGGGCGCAGCGGTCACTTGAGCTGGCGGGTCGAGGAATACCTGCCGGGGCAGCGCTGGCGCGCCACGGCCCGAGGCGAGCCTGGCCTGGCGCTGCGCCTGACCTATGAGTGCCAGGCGCTGGCGGCCGAACACACGCGTTTTGTGCGGACCCTGGAATACCGCTTCGACAACCCGCTGATGCGCCTGGGCAATCAGCTGTTATTCAAGCGGCGGATTGAGCGAGAATCCGCCGCCTCATTGCTGGCATTGTGCGCAATGGCCCAGCACGCCATCCCGCTGCCGCCCGCCCCCGCGCCAGGCCACCCGGCCTGA
- a CDS encoding amidase, whose translation MTDLHDLSTAQLLAQFASRQLSPLDYYEHLLAHIGRWEPHIRALYAFDPEQVRLQARAATERWNKGTPNGPLDGVPVTVKELIATQGTPIPLGSAATTLKPALQDAPPAARMREAGAILLAKTTVPDFGMLSSGLSSFHGITRNPWNTACNTGGSSSGAAAAAAAGYGPLHIGTDIGGSVRLPAAWCGLVGFKPTLGRIPIDPYYTGRCAGPMTRSVDDAVLMMRYLAKPDARDATSLPPLTGDWSDAPVSVNGLKIGLMLEPGAGLQPEGFVCEAVERAAKWFESHGAQVRPLAPIMDRAQLDGLDRFWRARQWAELSALGAEQFAKVLPYIRDWAAPGAELSGVEAVQGFNQTFEMRRRAAQVFSEFDLVLSPTNQVNRFPAQWPSPSNDPQQPFEHIVFTLPWNMGEQPALSINCGFAADGQPIGLQMIAPRFADQWLLQVAKTYESWRGAIHSWPNPPSH comes from the coding sequence ATGACTGATTTGCACGATCTATCCACCGCTCAATTGCTGGCGCAATTCGCCAGCCGTCAGCTCTCCCCCCTGGACTATTACGAACACCTGCTGGCCCATATCGGGCGCTGGGAGCCGCATATCCGTGCGCTCTACGCCTTCGATCCGGAGCAGGTGCGCCTGCAGGCCCGGGCCGCCACCGAGCGCTGGAACAAGGGCACGCCCAATGGCCCGCTGGACGGGGTGCCGGTGACGGTCAAGGAGTTGATCGCCACCCAGGGCACGCCGATTCCCCTGGGCAGCGCGGCCACTACGCTCAAGCCGGCGTTGCAGGATGCGCCACCCGCCGCGCGGATGCGTGAGGCCGGGGCGATCCTCCTGGCCAAGACCACGGTGCCGGATTTCGGCATGTTGTCCTCGGGGCTGTCGAGCTTCCACGGTATTACCCGCAATCCCTGGAACACTGCCTGCAATACCGGTGGCTCCAGTTCCGGCGCCGCTGCGGCCGCCGCGGCCGGTTACGGGCCGCTGCACATCGGCACCGACATCGGCGGCTCGGTGCGCCTGCCGGCCGCCTGGTGTGGGCTGGTGGGGTTCAAGCCGACCCTGGGGCGGATTCCCATCGACCCGTATTACACCGGGCGCTGCGCCGGGCCCATGACCCGCAGCGTCGATGACGCAGTGCTGATGATGCGCTACCTGGCCAAGCCCGATGCCCGGGACGCCACCAGCCTGCCGCCCTTGACCGGCGACTGGAGTGATGCGCCGGTGTCGGTCAACGGCTTGAAGATCGGCCTGATGCTGGAGCCCGGCGCCGGGCTGCAGCCGGAAGGCTTTGTCTGTGAGGCGGTGGAGCGCGCCGCGAAATGGTTCGAAAGCCACGGCGCCCAGGTGCGCCCCCTGGCGCCGATCATGGACCGCGCGCAACTGGACGGCCTGGACCGTTTCTGGCGCGCCCGGCAATGGGCGGAGCTCTCGGCCCTGGGCGCCGAGCAGTTCGCCAAGGTGTTGCCGTACATCCGCGACTGGGCGGCGCCGGGGGCCGAGTTGTCCGGGGTCGAGGCGGTGCAGGGTTTCAACCAGACCTTCGAGATGCGCCGCCGCGCCGCCCAGGTGTTCAGCGAGTTCGACCTGGTGCTGTCGCCCACCAACCAGGTCAACCGTTTTCCCGCGCAGTGGCCGTCGCCCAGCAACGACCCGCAACAGCCGTTCGAGCACATCGTCTTCACCCTGCCCTGGAACATGGGCGAACAACCGGCGCTGTCGATCAACTGCGGTTTCGCCGCCGATGGCCAGCCCATCGGCCTGCAGATGATCGCCCCGCGCTTTGCCGATCAATGGCTGCTGCAAGTGGCCAAGACCTATGAGAGCTGGCGCGGAGCAATCCACAGCTGGCCGAATCCGCCGTCTCACTGA
- a CDS encoding ATP-binding cassette domain-containing protein, producing the protein MTSSSHAPRDALAGTPPSHSGGFVRVRGAREHNLKNVDVDIPRDALVVFCGVSGSGKSSLAFSTLYAEAQRRYFESVAPYARRLIDQVGVPDVDRIDGLPPAVALQQQRGTPSTRSSVGSVTTLSSLVRMLYSRAGSYPPGQPMLYAEDFSPNTPQGACPECHGLGRVYAVDEASMVPDPSLTIRQRAVAAWPLAWQGQNLRDILVTLGYDVDIPWRDLPKKQREWILFTEETPTVPVYAGLTPEQTREALKRKQEPSYMGTFSGARRYVLHTFTHTMSALMKKRVAQFMRGSPCPLCEGKRLKREALAVTFAGLDIGELARLPLLQLAEVLRPVAAATYLEQAAADDQVLSHAQTRAARQQRHAQGAPEHRGAPDVRHTPNLSPEKRLAAQRIAQDLLERVSTLTDLGLGYLALERSTPSLSSGELQRLRLATQLGSQLFGVIYVLDEPSAGLHPADAEALFQALQRLKAAGNSLFVVEHDLQTLRRADWLVDVGPAAGERGGQVLYSGPPAGLAAIEASPTRAYLFAERAPVRRTPRQPRGWLRLEGVSRNNLKDLDAAFPLGCFTAVTGVSGSGKSSLVSQALLELVGAHLGKVAGGEEAPQLDLEDDEPQSSSGRVSAGLEQIQRLVQVDQKPIGRTPRSNLATYTGLFDQVRKLFAATPEARERGFDAGQFSFNVAKGRCPACEGEGFVSVELLFMPSVFAPCPTCHGARYHPETLAVTWQGLNIAQVLQLSVEQALPVFAQQPGIRRALQVLRDIGLDYLRLGQPATELSGGEAQRIKLATELQRNARGATLYVLDEPTTGLHPQDVDRLLAQLDKLVEAGHSVVVVEHDMRLVAQADWVMDIGPGAGDQGGTLVACGTPEHVAGQRDSRTAAFLAQALAGH; encoded by the coding sequence GCGCCTGATCGATCAGGTCGGGGTGCCGGATGTCGATCGCATCGACGGCCTGCCGCCGGCGGTGGCCCTGCAACAGCAGCGCGGCACGCCGAGCACGCGTTCCTCGGTGGGCAGCGTGACCACCTTGTCCAGCCTGGTGCGCATGCTCTATTCCCGGGCCGGCAGCTACCCGCCGGGGCAGCCGATGCTCTACGCCGAGGACTTTTCGCCGAACACCCCCCAGGGCGCCTGCCCGGAGTGCCACGGCCTGGGCCGGGTGTATGCCGTCGATGAAGCGAGCATGGTCCCCGATCCGTCGCTGACCATCCGCCAGCGCGCCGTGGCCGCCTGGCCCCTGGCCTGGCAGGGGCAGAACCTGCGGGACATCCTGGTGACCCTGGGCTACGACGTGGACATTCCCTGGCGCGACCTGCCGAAAAAGCAGCGCGAGTGGATTCTCTTCACCGAAGAAACCCCCACGGTGCCGGTGTACGCCGGGCTGACTCCGGAGCAGACCCGCGAGGCCCTCAAGCGCAAGCAGGAGCCCAGCTACATGGGCACCTTCAGCGGCGCCCGGCGCTATGTACTGCACACCTTCACCCACACCATGAGCGCGCTGATGAAAAAGCGCGTGGCGCAGTTCATGCGCGGCAGCCCGTGCCCGCTGTGCGAGGGCAAACGCCTCAAGCGCGAGGCCCTGGCGGTGACCTTTGCCGGGCTGGATATCGGCGAGCTGGCGCGCCTGCCGTTGCTGCAACTGGCCGAGGTGCTCAGGCCGGTGGCCGCCGCGACTTACCTGGAGCAGGCGGCCGCCGATGATCAGGTGCTGAGCCACGCCCAGACCCGCGCCGCGCGCCAGCAGCGCCATGCCCAGGGCGCCCCGGAGCATCGCGGCGCGCCGGATGTGCGGCACACGCCCAACCTGTCCCCGGAGAAACGCCTGGCCGCGCAACGCATCGCCCAGGACCTGCTGGAGCGGGTCAGCACCCTGACCGATCTGGGGCTGGGCTACCTGGCCCTGGAGCGCAGCACGCCGAGCCTGTCTTCTGGCGAGTTGCAGCGCCTGCGTCTGGCGACCCAGCTGGGCTCGCAGTTGTTCGGGGTGATCTACGTGCTGGACGAGCCTTCGGCGGGCCTGCACCCGGCGGATGCCGAAGCGCTGTTCCAGGCCTTGCAACGGCTCAAGGCCGCCGGCAACTCGCTGTTCGTGGTGGAGCATGACCTGCAGACCCTGCGCCGGGCCGACTGGCTGGTGGACGTGGGGCCGGCGGCCGGGGAGCGCGGCGGTCAGGTGCTGTACAGCGGGCCGCCGGCAGGGTTGGCGGCGATCGAGGCCTCCCCGACCCGGGCCTATCTGTTTGCCGAACGGGCCCCGGTCCGGCGCACCCCGCGCCAGCCCCGGGGCTGGCTGCGCCTGGAGGGGGTCAGCCGCAACAACCTCAAGGACCTGGACGCGGCGTTCCCCCTGGGCTGCTTCACCGCGGTGACCGGGGTGTCCGGCTCCGGCAAGTCCAGCCTGGTGAGTCAGGCCCTGCTGGAGCTGGTGGGGGCCCACCTGGGCAAGGTGGCCGGCGGCGAGGAGGCGCCGCAGCTGGACCTGGAAGACGATGAACCGCAGAGCAGCAGCGGCCGGGTCAGTGCCGGCCTGGAGCAGATCCAGCGCCTGGTGCAGGTGGACCAGAAGCCCATCGGCCGTACCCCGCGTTCCAATCTCGCGACCTACACCGGGTTGTTCGATCAGGTGCGCAAGCTGTTTGCCGCCACCCCCGAGGCCCGGGAGCGCGGCTTTGACGCCGGGCAGTTTTCCTTCAACGTGGCCAAGGGCCGTTGCCCGGCCTGCGAGGGCGAAGGTTTTGTCAGCGTCGAGCTGCTGTTCATGCCCAGCGTCTTTGCCCCATGCCCCACTTGTCATGGCGCCCGTTACCACCCCGAGACTCTGGCCGTGACCTGGCAGGGCCTGAACATCGCCCAGGTGCTGCAGCTGAGTGTCGAGCAGGCCTTGCCGGTGTTCGCGCAACAGCCCGGCATCCGGCGTGCCTTGCAAGTGCTGCGCGACATCGGCCTGGACTACCTGCGCCTGGGGCAGCCGGCCACCGAGCTGTCCGGCGGCGAGGCCCAGCGCATCAAGCTGGCCACCGAACTGCAGCGCAATGCCCGGGGCGCGACCCTGTACGTGCTCGACGAACCCACCACCGGCCTGCATCCGCAGGACGTGGACCGGTTGCTTGCCCAGTTGGACAAACTGGTGGAGGCGGGCCACAGCGTGGTGGTGGTCGAGCATGACATGCGCCTGGTGGCCCAGGCCGACTGGGTCATGGACATCGGCCCGGGCGCGGGGGACCAGGGCGGCACCCTGGTGGCCTGTGGCACCCCGGAGCACGTGGCCGGGCAGCGCGACAGCCGTACCGCGGCGTTTCTGGCCCAGGCCCTGGCCGGGCATTGA
- a CDS encoding citrate-proton symporter, whose protein sequence is MHSHDSTHSQHHDPEAPNVPGGKRSVFAVILGNAVEFFDFGVYATFAVMIGHTFFPSDSAFVSLMLSVTAFGVGFIVRPLGAVLIGAYADRVGRKPAMLLTLVMMAVGTGSIAILPSYESIGIAAPILLVITRLIQGLAWGGEAGPATTYILEAAPPHKRGTYACWQVVAQGVAAMAAGTVGYTLTQVLSPEDLNTWGWRVPFVFGLLVLPIGIYIRRNLAETFHGQGESASTGSLVRQVFGEHRRALVLGLLILSGSTITQYFINYMTTFALTELKLPTSISMLSTLVAGAAMAVCAIAGGMLCDRFGRRTILMAPRVVLLLVLFPALQLMTEHPSPTTFLLTLAVLSGLHGMSGAALIVLLVESFPKAVRSTGFSIVYAFGVAAFGGTAQIIITWLIGTTGNPMSPVGYLLVANLVCLTAAWFAKETRPQTPGRSHPGQRLAEARAR, encoded by the coding sequence ATGCACAGTCACGATTCCACCCACTCCCAGCACCACGACCCTGAAGCACCGAATGTCCCCGGGGGCAAGCGCAGCGTGTTCGCGGTGATCCTCGGCAATGCCGTGGAGTTCTTCGATTTCGGGGTCTACGCCACCTTCGCGGTGATGATCGGCCATACCTTCTTTCCCTCCGACAGCGCCTTCGTCAGCCTGATGCTGTCGGTCACCGCGTTTGGCGTTGGTTTTATCGTGCGGCCCCTGGGGGCGGTGCTGATCGGTGCCTATGCCGACCGCGTCGGGCGCAAGCCGGCGATGCTCCTGACCCTGGTGATGATGGCCGTGGGCACCGGTAGCATCGCCATCCTGCCCAGCTACGAGAGCATCGGCATCGCCGCGCCGATCCTGCTGGTAATCACCCGGCTGATCCAGGGCCTGGCCTGGGGCGGTGAGGCCGGCCCCGCCACCACCTACATCCTCGAAGCGGCGCCGCCGCACAAGCGCGGCACCTATGCCTGCTGGCAGGTGGTGGCCCAGGGCGTGGCCGCCATGGCCGCCGGCACCGTGGGCTACACCCTGACCCAGGTGCTGTCGCCTGAGGACCTCAACACCTGGGGCTGGCGCGTGCCCTTCGTGTTCGGCCTCTTGGTGCTGCCGATCGGCATCTACATCCGCCGCAACCTGGCGGAAACCTTCCATGGCCAGGGCGAATCAGCCAGCACCGGCAGCCTGGTGCGCCAGGTGTTCGGCGAACATCGCCGGGCCCTGGTGCTGGGGCTGCTGATTCTGTCCGGCAGCACCATCACCCAGTACTTCATCAACTACATGACCACCTTCGCCCTCACCGAACTGAAACTGCCCACCAGCATCTCCATGCTCTCGACCCTGGTGGCCGGCGCGGCGATGGCGGTGTGCGCGATTGCCGGCGGCATGCTCTGCGACCGCTTCGGCCGCCGCACCATCCTCATGGCGCCACGGGTGGTGCTGTTGCTGGTGCTGTTCCCGGCCTTGCAACTGATGACCGAACACCCCAGCCCGACGACCTTCCTGCTGACCCTGGCGGTGCTCTCCGGCCTGCATGGCATGAGCGGCGCGGCGCTGATCGTGCTGCTGGTGGAGAGCTTTCCCAAGGCGGTGCGCTCCACTGGTTTCTCCATCGTCTACGCCTTTGGCGTGGCGGCCTTCGGCGGTACGGCGCAGATCATCATCACCTGGCTGATCGGCACCACCGGCAACCCGATGTCACCGGTGGGCTACCTGCTGGTGGCCAACCTGGTATGCCTGACCGCGGCCTGGTTCGCCAAGGAAACCCGCCCGCAAACACCCGGGCGCAGCCACCCCGGCCAACGGCTCGCAGAAGCCCGCGCCCGCTGA
- a CDS encoding OprD family outer membrane porin — protein MQQPVLFTLALAASTAVIAQDNSRPSQQEQAPGFIEGSHLDLNLRHYYSNQHTQRDTYLTIKKPDGNQRTRVRETWVQTGMLKYSSGYTQGLIGIGVDAALFSAVNLERGHGRVANGGDRVLVDSDGDALPTWSRLGIGDVRLRLSNTELKAGRLMTDNPVLRYKDNRALPSSFQGVGLYSNETDWLSVQAGRFDRAIPRTGTGSERLTTTFGNRAYSGEHISYLGATVKPGLGLEGSLYASRFENMWDQYYLGLTHRAGDKSQLALKTAFNYYHTRDQGQQRLGYIDNDALSLALTGSHQAHSLTLAWQQVFGNEYFDYVWESTGNYMANSLYSDYNGPNEKSWQLRYDLDFAGYGVPGLSASLWHAKGWGIDGTHYDGDRDGRNRGYNVRGLNGAQHDENGLMLAYVVQSGRLKDAVLRTIVYNHRASGGQIDGSYDEFRLVGNFPFNLF, from the coding sequence ATGCAACAGCCTGTACTCTTCACCCTGGCACTGGCTGCCAGTACCGCCGTCATCGCCCAGGACAACTCGCGCCCGAGCCAGCAGGAGCAAGCGCCGGGTTTCATCGAGGGCAGCCACCTGGACCTCAACCTGCGTCACTACTATTCCAACCAGCACACCCAACGCGACACCTACCTGACGATCAAGAAACCCGACGGCAACCAGCGCACCCGGGTGCGGGAAACCTGGGTACAGACCGGCATGCTCAAGTACAGCTCGGGCTATACCCAGGGGCTGATCGGCATTGGCGTGGATGCGGCGCTGTTCAGCGCAGTCAATCTGGAGCGCGGCCACGGCCGGGTGGCCAACGGCGGCGACCGGGTGCTGGTGGACAGCGACGGCGACGCCTTGCCCACCTGGAGCCGCCTGGGCATCGGCGATGTGCGCCTGCGCCTGTCCAACACCGAGCTCAAGGCCGGGCGCCTGATGACCGACAACCCGGTGCTGCGCTACAAGGACAACCGCGCCCTGCCCTCAAGCTTCCAGGGCGTAGGCCTGTACAGCAATGAAACCGACTGGCTGTCGGTCCAGGCCGGCCGCTTCGACCGGGCCATCCCGCGCACCGGCACCGGCAGCGAGCGCCTGACCACCACCTTCGGCAACCGCGCCTACAGCGGCGAGCACATCAGCTACCTGGGAGCAACGGTCAAGCCCGGCCTGGGCCTGGAAGGCAGCCTCTACGCTTCGCGCTTCGAGAACATGTGGGACCAGTACTACCTGGGCCTGACCCACCGCGCCGGGGACAAAAGCCAGCTGGCGCTGAAGACCGCGTTCAACTACTACCACACCCGGGACCAGGGCCAGCAGCGCCTGGGCTACATCGACAACGACGCCTTGAGCCTGGCGCTGACTGGCAGCCATCAGGCCCACAGCCTGACCCTGGCCTGGCAGCAAGTGTTCGGCAACGAGTACTTCGACTATGTCTGGGAGTCCACCGGCAACTACATGGCCAACTCGCTGTACTCGGACTACAACGGCCCCAATGAAAAGTCCTGGCAACTGCGCTACGACCTGGACTTTGCCGGCTACGGCGTGCCGGGGTTGAGCGCCAGCCTGTGGCACGCCAAGGGCTGGGGCATCGACGGCACGCACTACGACGGCGATCGCGACGGCCGCAACCGCGGCTACAACGTGCGTGGCCTGAACGGCGCCCAGCACGACGAGAACGGCCTGATGCTGGCGTATGTGGTGCAGTCCGGGCGGCTCAAGGATGCCGTGCTGCGCACCATCGTCTACAACCACCGCGCCAGTGGCGGGCAGATCGACGGCAGCTATGACGAGTTCCGCCTGGTGGGGAATTTCCCGTTCAACCTGTTCTGA
- a CDS encoding SMP-30/gluconolactonase/LRE family protein has translation MNHIAPRRFSAARIVLLVLLAILAFLLLWPTRVQPVAWNPAPAPSLSQGPYAQNHKLKAVQPVGARDIDGPEALLLEQDQLISGLHDGRVIQTGLDGSTLKVLVNTGGRPLGLARHPDGRLIIADAIKGLLALDSQGQLQSLSTEANGLKFGFTDDVAVDAAGRYAYFSDATSRWGYGHDGEAVIEHGADGRLLRYDFQSGKTEVLLERLEFANGVALGPDEAYVLVNETGAYRISRYWLKGDQAGQHDLFIDNLPGLPDNLSFNGAGRFWVALYAPRNPLLDGTAPYPLVRKMLVRAMTVLPKPVEKRGFVLGLDTQGRVIANLQDASSGNYSPITTVREYGDALYLGSLTARHMARLSLQEALAP, from the coding sequence ATGAATCACATAGCCCCTCGACGTTTCAGCGCTGCGCGAATTGTCCTGCTGGTGCTGCTGGCGATCCTGGCCTTCCTGTTGCTGTGGCCGACCCGGGTCCAGCCGGTGGCCTGGAACCCGGCCCCCGCGCCCTCCCTGAGCCAGGGCCCCTATGCCCAGAACCACAAGCTCAAGGCCGTGCAGCCGGTGGGCGCCCGGGATATCGACGGCCCCGAAGCCCTGCTGCTGGAACAGGACCAGCTGATCAGCGGCCTGCATGACGGCCGGGTGATCCAGACCGGCCTCGACGGCAGCACCCTCAAGGTCCTGGTCAACACCGGCGGCCGCCCCCTGGGGCTGGCCCGGCACCCGGACGGACGGCTGATCATCGCCGACGCCATCAAGGGCCTGCTGGCCCTGGACAGCCAAGGCCAGTTGCAGAGCCTGAGCACCGAGGCCAACGGCCTGAAGTTCGGCTTTACCGACGATGTGGCGGTGGACGCCGCCGGGCGCTACGCCTATTTCAGCGACGCCACCAGCCGCTGGGGCTATGGCCATGACGGTGAGGCGGTGATCGAGCACGGCGCCGATGGCCGTCTGCTGCGCTACGACTTCCAGAGCGGCAAGACCGAGGTCCTGCTGGAGCGCCTGGAGTTCGCCAACGGCGTCGCCCTGGGGCCGGACGAGGCCTATGTGCTGGTCAATGAAACCGGCGCCTACCGCATCAGCCGCTACTGGCTCAAGGGCGACCAGGCCGGCCAGCATGACCTGTTCATCGACAACCTGCCGGGGCTGCCGGACAACTTGAGCTTCAATGGCGCCGGGCGTTTCTGGGTGGCCCTGTATGCGCCACGCAACCCGTTGCTAGACGGCACGGCGCCTTACCCGCTGGTGCGCAAGATGCTGGTGCGGGCGATGACGGTATTGCCCAAGCCGGTGGAGAAACGCGGCTTTGTGCTGGGCCTGGATACCCAGGGCCGGGTGATCGCCAACCTGCAGGACGCCAGCAGTGGCAACTACTCGCCGATCACCACGGTGCGCGAGTATGGTGATGCCTTGTACCTGGGGTCGCTGACGGCCAGGCACATGGCGCGGCTGTCGTTGCAGGAGGCGCTGGCGCCTTGA
- a CDS encoding DUF465 domain-containing protein, translated as MPVTHDLYQDLSCSKEDIQKRRASDPHLNALFDKYNIIDDQVLKAEAAAAADDELKKLKEKRLLIKDEISEKLTAGS; from the coding sequence ATGCCGGTGACCCACGACCTTTACCAGGACCTGAGCTGCAGTAAGGAAGACATTCAGAAGCGTCGCGCCAGTGACCCCCACCTGAATGCTCTGTTCGACAAATACAACATCATCGACGATCAGGTGCTCAAGGCCGAAGCGGCGGCTGCTGCCGACGACGAACTGAAGAAACTCAAGGAAAAGCGCCTGCTGATCAAGGACGAGATTTCCGAGAAACTCACCGCCGGTTCCTGA